GGGCTGGGTCCAGAACGTGACGTAGAGATGGCCGGTGAGGGCCAGGGGAAGAACGGTGATGAGAACCATTCCCCAGCCAAGAGCTGCTCCTAAGAGCCATTCTCTTTTCCATGTGGATCGGTTTGGAAGACCAAGAATCCCGCGGGCGGAAGAGCGATGTCGCGCAAGCGTCTCGAGCACCGAGAACCCGACAACGAGCAGGAAGAGAAAGATGAGCGACCGCAGAAGCGGGAGTACAGCATCGATATTGAAGCGATTAGTGAGGCCACGGGCAGAGCTGGTAGCGAGCAGCCGCGACGAGGCCACCCACGCAAGTGCGGCGATAAAACGCACCAGCTGGAGGGTTCGTCCGGTGCGCGGTTGCGAGATGTCAGGGGCGGAGACGGACGACAACAGATGGACTCCGGAGTTATGCGCTGGTCGCTACGGTCTGATCGGATTCACTGGTATAGAACTGAGCGATGTTGCGGAATTTTCTATAGCGTTCTTCGAGGAGCTGACCGGCAGACAAGCTGCGCAATGCAGCAAGATGGAACTGCAACCGTTCATCGACGGTCGCGAAGATCGCTGCGGGATCGGTATGTGCTCCCTCTGGAGGTTCTGCGAGCACCTCATCAACACAGCCGAGCGCCTGCACGTCCGCTGCGGTGTACTTCAGCGCAGCCGCGGCCTGCTGTTTTTTGTTCGCGTCCTTCCACATGATGGAGGCGCAGCCTTCGGGAGAGATGACGGAGTAGATCGCGTTCTCCAGCATGAGGACACGGTCGGCAAGTGCAAGCGCAATTGCACCCCCTGAGCCGCCTTCACCAGTAATGGTGGCGATCGTGGGAACCCGGAGGCGGGACATCTCGAGCAGGTTTCTCGCAATGGCTTCGCTCTGTCCGCGCTCTTCTGCGCCGATGCCGGGATACGCGCCAGCCAGATCGATGAAGGTAAAGATGGGGCGAGAGAATTTTTCGGCGATCTTCATCGCGCGAAGAGCTTTGCGATAGCCTTCGGGATCGGGCGAACCGAATTTGCGGGCGACACGCTCCTTGAGGGTACGGCCTTTCAGGTTGCCGATGACCATAACCGGCTCACCATGAAACCAGGCCGTGCCACAGGACATTGCCTGATCGTCACCAAAAGCCCGATCACCGTGAATCTCGCTAAAGCCTGTAAAGATCGCCTGAATAAAGTCCATAGGATAGGGACGTTGCGGATTTCGTGCCAACTCTGTCCTGACCCAAGCTTCTGGAACCGGAGGAGGAGCGGCTGGGATGCCATGCGTTGCTCTGCCTGCTTCTTTTTCGGCCATATCTTCCTCTTGATTGTATGCGATCCATGACAATAGTGCCCGGTTGCCTGTTCAGGGCAAAACAACGGACGTATCCCGGATAGAGTAAGTGCGAAACGCGCGGGGTCCGGTGCTGTCAGAATCTCTGCGCCTGAGGGCTTCAGGGTCTGCAAGATGCAAATGCAGGTCCCTTCAGGACAGGCTCT
This portion of the Edaphobacter sp. 4G125 genome encodes:
- a CDS encoding acetyl-CoA carboxylase carboxyltransferase subunit alpha; protein product: MAEKEAGRATHGIPAAPPPVPEAWVRTELARNPQRPYPMDFIQAIFTGFSEIHGDRAFGDDQAMSCGTAWFHGEPVMVIGNLKGRTLKERVARKFGSPDPEGYRKALRAMKIAEKFSRPIFTFIDLAGAYPGIGAEERGQSEAIARNLLEMSRLRVPTIATITGEGGSGGAIALALADRVLMLENAIYSVISPEGCASIMWKDANKKQQAAAALKYTAADVQALGCVDEVLAEPPEGAHTDPAAIFATVDERLQFHLAALRSLSAGQLLEERYRKFRNIAQFYTSESDQTVATSA